A stretch of the Lolium perenne isolate Kyuss_39 chromosome 3, Kyuss_2.0, whole genome shotgun sequence genome encodes the following:
- the LOC127338715 gene encoding putative calcium-binding protein CML23 produces MVSSAEFRRVFAAFDQDGDGKISEAELRLCMKAALGGDMSAEEVQALMATADTDGDGFLDEEEFVRLVEEAGTREEEGDRCREAFGMYEMQGRGCITPLSLKLMMSRLGLHLDVGECQAMIRRFDMNGDGVLTFDEFKTMMMMG; encoded by the coding sequence ATGGTTTCCTCAGCTGAGTTCAGGCGCGTGTTCGCGGCGTTCGACCAGGACGGCGACGGCAAGATCTCCGAGGCCGAGCTGCGGCTCTGCATGAAGGCGGCACTCGGCGGCGACATGTCGGCCGAGGAGGTGCAGGCCCTGATGGCGACCGCGGACACCGACGGCGACGGGTTTCTGGATGAAGAGGAGTTCGTGAGACTGGTGGAAGAGGCGGGTACTCGGGAGGAAGAGGGAGACAGGTGCAGGGAGGCGTTCGGGATGTACGAGATGCAAGGCAGAGGCTGCATCACGCCGCTGAGCCTGAAGCTGATGATGAGCAGGCTGGGCTTGCACCTGGACGTCGGCGAGTGCCAGGCCATGATCCGAAGGTTCGACATGAACGGAGATGGGGTGCTCACCTTCGACGAgttcaagaccatgatgatgatgggTTAA
- the LOC127338713 gene encoding putative calcium-binding protein CML23: protein MVSSAEFRRVFAAFDQDGDGKISEAELRLCMKAALGGDMSAEEVQALMATADTDGDGFLDEEEFVRLVEETATGTQDEEGDRCREVFGMYVMEGRGCITPLSLKLMMSRLGLHLDVDECQAMIRRFDMNGDGVLTFDEFKTMMMMG, encoded by the coding sequence ATGGTTTCATCGGCTGAGTTCAGGCGCGTGTTCGCGGCGTTCGACCAGGACGGCGACGGCAAGATCTCCGAGGCCGAGCTGCGGCTCTGCATGAAGGCGGCGCTCGGCGGCGACATGTCGGCAGAGGAGGTGCAAGCTTTGATGGCGACCGCGGACACCGATGGCGACGGGTTTCTGGACGAAGAGGAGTTTGTGAGGCTGGTGGAAGAGACGGCGACCGGTACTCAAGACGAAGAGGGGGACAGGTGCAGGGAGGTGTTCGGGATGTACGTGATGGAAGGGAGAGGCTGCATCACGCCGCTGAGCCTGAAGCTGATGATGAGCAGGCTGGGCTTGCACCTGGACGTCGACGAGTGCCAGGCCATGATCCGAAGGTTCGACATGAACGGAGACGGGGTACTCACCTTCGACGAgttcaagaccatgatgatgatgggATGA
- the LOC127340073 gene encoding putative calcium-binding protein CML23 gives MVASAEFRRVFAAFDQNGDGKISETELQLCMKAALGFLDEEEFVRLVEETAAGTQDEEGDRCREAFGMYVMEGRGCITPLSVKLMLSRLGLQLDVDECQVMIRRFDLNGDGVLTFDEFKTMMMT, from the coding sequence ATGGTTGCCTCGGCTGAGTTCAGGCGCGTGTTCGCGGCGTTCGACCAGAACGGCGACGGCAAGATCTCCGAGACCGAGCTGCAGCTCTGCATGAAGGCGGCGCTCGGGTTTCTGGACGAAGAGGAGTTTGTAAGGCTGGTAGAAGAGACGGCGGCCGGTACTCAAGACGAAGAGGGGGACAGGTGCAGGGAGGCGTTCGGGATGTACGTGATGGAAGGGAGAGGCTGCATCACGCCGCTGAGCGTGAAGCTGATGCTGAGCAGGCTAGGCTTGCAATTGGACGTCGACGAGTGCCAGGTCATGATCCGCAGGTTCGACCTGAACGGAGACGGGGTGCTCACCTTCGACGAgttcaagaccatgatgatgacatGA
- the LOC127344616 gene encoding protein PAT1 homolog 1: MLGVEADSGGGGGASSSSAADSFDAGQYAFFGKEPREGLELGCLEVDGGHGNGGGFSGAEEGLYRLSSVGEEIDNLSNLSDVDDLASTFAKLNRTVSGTRNPGVIGDRRSISRGSSLTVDWAEDAEFPNYQDILENEEFQDGKRWWSQSHSMVQPGDSKPLSRTTSYPQQPLQHRLSEPITAPKSPPFTSFPPPGGRSPYPAQGLTRHGSIPSFGAGVQMGSPSMQLPGSPYNMVGLPHGLPYGGSMPFGGPNLHVSNPMQNDWSNQANLFSGEHLNLLPNLLQKQISLPNNPMSSLLFSQQQQRLAQLQPSHQNYLNIPPHLFYHHHPPEMTGRFESATSLPSSRDKRSRSGRGKHSLRFSQPPSDTTGSQNGESGGLKFRSKYMSSEEIESILRMQHSASHSSDPYVVDYYHQACIAKKGTSTKQKTNFAPTSMKDLPSKSRSSGDQHAYLQVDALGRVSFSSIRRPRSLLEVDLPSSGEGSHDQKSSVRSLEKEPMLAARVTVEDAIGLLLEVEDIDRLLQSSQAQENSFQLRRRRQVLLEGLAASLQLVDPLGPSKSAHSSGLAPKDDIVFLRIVSLPKGRKLLARYLRLVVPGSELTRIVCMAIFRHLRFLFGGLPSDSSAAETTVALAKTVSSCVHHMELGALSACLAAVVCSSEQPPLRPLGSSAGDGASLIIKSVLDQATELLTDQNTVSSYTPSNRALWQASFDAFFGLLTKYCLSKYESILQMFVMQASGSVIGSEASRATSREMPVELLRASLPHTNEQQRQMLLDFAQRTTPASSFNPPGASGHITSESVPG; encoded by the exons ATGCTGGGCGTCGAGGCggacagcggcggcggcggcggcgcttcctcctcctccgccgcag ATAGCTTTGACGCGGGGCAGTACGCCTTCTTCGGGAAGGAGCCGCGCGAGGGGCTCGAGCTCGGTTGCTTGGAGGTTGATGGTGGCCATGGCAATGGCGGTGGATTCAGCGGGGCGGAGGAGGGGCTGTACCGCCTCTCCTcggttggagaagag ATTGATAATTTAAGCAACTTGTCGGACGTCGATGATCTTGCGAGCACTTTCGCTAAG TTGAACCGAACAGTTAGTGGAACACGGAATCCTGGTGTTATTGGTGACAGACGATCCATCTCAAGAGGAA GTTCTTTAACTGTTGATTGGGCTGAGGATGCAGAATTTCCGAATTATCAGGATATATTAGAAAATGAGGAATTCCAGGATGGTAAAAGATGGTGGTCGCAGTCACATTCTATGGTGCAGCCAGGGGACTCTAAACCATTAAGCCGAACAACCTCCTATCCTCAGCAGCCACTGCAGCACCGTTTAAGTGAACCTATCACAGCACCAAAGTCTCCTCCATTTACCTCGTTTCCACCTCCAGGTGGCAGATCACCGTATCCTGCTCAAGGTCTTACACGTCATGGGAGCATTCCATCATTTGGAGCGGGAGTACAGATGGGTTCTCCGAGCATGCAGCTGCCAGGTTCTCCGTATAATATGGTTGgattacctcatggactaccatatGGAGGAAGCATGCCTTTTGGTGGTCCTAATCTGCATGTAAGCAATCCAATGCAAAATGACTGGTCCAACCAGGCCAACCTGTTCAGTGGGGAGCACCTTAATCTACTGCCAAACTTATTACAGAAACAAATATCACTTCCGAATAACCCAATGTCATCACTGCTATTCTCTCAGCAACAGCAGAGATTGGCGCAGCTCCAACCATCACATCAGAATTACCTGAATATACCACCCCATCTGTTCTACCACCATCATCCCCCAGAGATGACAGGCAGGTTTGAATCTGCTACAAGTCTTCCTTCATCAAgagacaagagatcacgatcaggaAGGGGAAAACACAGTTTGCGTTTTTCTCAACCACCATCTGATACTACTGGTAGTCAGAATGGTGAGAGTGGTGGACTAAAGTTCAGATCCAAGTACATGTCATCTGAAGAGATTGAGTCTATCCTAAGAATGCAGCACTCAGCAAGTCACAGCAGTGATCCTTATGTTGTTGATTATTACCACCAAGCTTGCATCGCGAAAAAGGGTACTAGTACTAAGCAAAAGACCAATTTCGCCCCAACATCAATGAAAGATTTGCCTTCCAAGTCCCGGTCAAGTGGTGACCAGCATGCATATCTTCAGGTTGATGCTCTTGGGAGAGTTTCTTTCTCTTCCATACGCAGGCCTCGGTCTCTTCTTGAAGTTGACCTTCCTTCATCAGGTGAGGGTTCTCATGATCAGAAGTCTTCTGTGAGGTCTCTGGAGAAAGAACCAATGCTGGCAGCCAGGGTCACTGTTGAAGATGCCATTGGtcttcttcttgaggtggaaGATATTGACAGGCTCCTGCAGTCTAGCCAGGCACAGGAGAACAGTTTCCAACTGAGGCGAAGGCGACAAGTCCTCCTTGAAGGTCTAGCTGCATCACTTCAGCTGGTCGACCCTCTTGGGCCTAGCAAGTCTGCTCATTCATCTGGTTTAGCCCCGAAGGATGATATTGTCTTCCTTCGCATTGTTTCTCTTCCCAAAGGACGTAAGCTTCTGGCTCGTTACCTCCGGCTTGTTGTCCCTGGAAGTGAGTTGACGAGGATTGTATGCATGGCTATTTTCCGACATCTGAGGTTCTTGTTTGGGGGTTTACCATCAGATTCGAGTGCAGCAGAGACAACAGTTGCTCTGGCAAAGACTGTTTCGTCTTGTGTTCACCATATGGAGCTCGGTGCTCTTAGTGCTTGCCTTGCTGCAGTAGTGTGTTCATCTGAACAGCCACCTCTCCGTCCTCTTGGTAGCTCTGCTGGCGATGGGGCTTCTCTTATTATTAAATCAGTACTGGATCAAGCAACTGAATTACTGACTGATCAGAATACTGTATCCAGCTATACCCCGTCAAACAGAGCTCTCTGGCAGGCATCATTCGACGCTTTCTTTGGGCTTCTGACAAAATACTGTCTCAGTAAGTATGAAAGTATTCTGCAGATGTTTGTCATGCAGGCATCGGGCTCTGTCATTGGATCCGAAGCCTCCCGAGCAACTAGCAGGGAAATGCCAGTTGAACTACTACGCGCAAGCCTTCCTCATACAAACGAACAGCAACGCCAGATGCTGCTCGATTTCGCTCAGAGAACCACGCCAGCCAGCAGTTTTAATCCCCCTGGTGCTAGTGGACACATCACTTCTGAATCAGTTCCTGGTTGA